A DNA window from Thermococcus sp. 4557 contains the following coding sequences:
- a CDS encoding GNAT family N-acetyltransferase, which produces MSIERVGEPPSLKDELVRFVFRVYRGTNGAYPALEWVENKPGTDDFDGFREVYEPFLEFRLGREFDELYVLRDSDGGIIGTVALVYNLEGKDVPWLPDEINDEETGLIEFFMVDPSYKGRGYGSRLLEFAIERLRELGRVPYVITFPELEAYSYYMRKGFVKVMDYKEFMVLKRE; this is translated from the coding sequence GTGAGTATTGAAAGGGTCGGGGAGCCGCCCTCACTGAAGGATGAGCTGGTTCGCTTCGTTTTCAGGGTCTATCGGGGCACGAACGGAGCGTATCCCGCGCTGGAGTGGGTGGAGAACAAGCCGGGCACGGATGACTTCGATGGATTCAGGGAGGTCTATGAGCCGTTCCTCGAGTTCCGCCTGGGGAGGGAGTTCGACGAGCTCTACGTCCTGCGCGATAGTGACGGGGGAATAATCGGCACCGTGGCGCTGGTTTACAACCTTGAAGGCAAGGACGTCCCGTGGTTGCCGGATGAAATCAACGACGAGGAGACGGGACTCATAGAGTTCTTCATGGTTGACCCCTCGTACAAGGGCAGAGGCTACGGCTCCCGGCTGCTGGAGTTCGCGATTGAGAGGCTCCGCGAGCTCGGCAGGGTGCCCTACGTGATAACCTTCCCCGAGCTTGAGGCTTATTCATATTATATGAGAAAGGGCTTCGTCAAGGTGATGGACTACAAGGAGTTCATGGTGCTCAAAAGGGAATAA
- a CDS encoding ferritin family protein, producing MNELQALALALEVEKAELKFYIRLAKKASDERARRMFLFLANEEAGHWELFEEKFVEKLIEKCELPAVDRAALESLLVEADERKLSEVDAVKIGMEQERKTWEFYERAAKEAEHEDVKRVFEELAKVEKGHYELLKAQYDSVMKTGIWMDYQDFSLEVD from the coding sequence ATGAACGAACTCCAGGCTTTGGCCCTGGCCCTCGAAGTCGAGAAGGCTGAGTTGAAGTTCTACATAAGGCTGGCGAAAAAGGCCAGCGACGAACGGGCTAGGAGAATGTTTCTGTTTCTGGCAAACGAAGAGGCAGGCCACTGGGAGCTGTTCGAGGAAAAGTTCGTCGAAAAGCTCATAGAGAAATGTGAACTCCCCGCGGTCGACAGGGCTGCCCTTGAGAGCCTCTTGGTGGAGGCCGACGAAAGGAAGCTGAGCGAGGTGGACGCCGTAAAGATAGGAATGGAGCAGGAAAGGAAGACCTGGGAGTTCTACGAAAGGGCCGCGAAGGAGGCCGAACACGAGGACGTCAAGCGCGTGTTTGAGGAGCTGGCAAAGGTTGAGAAGGGCCACTACGAGCTCCTGAAGGCCCAGTACGATTCGGTGATGAAGACCGGCATCTGGATGGACTACCAGGACTTCAGCCTCGAGGTGGACTGA
- a CDS encoding ferritin family protein, with protein MLAKYPFELPKDRPLSKKEIAQALRWAIEAELDAISFYEQLAELIEDERIKHIFYDVANEEKEHVGEFLAALLQVDEDLVKYMKEGFEEVEEETGIKVEL; from the coding sequence ATGCTTGCAAAATACCCATTTGAACTGCCGAAGGATAGGCCCCTCTCAAAGAAGGAAATAGCCCAGGCCCTGCGCTGGGCCATCGAGGCCGAGCTCGACGCCATAAGCTTCTACGAGCAGCTGGCCGAGCTTATTGAGGATGAAAGGATAAAGCACATCTTCTACGACGTTGCCAACGAGGAGAAGGAGCACGTTGGGGAGTTTTTGGCGGCCCTTCTTCAAGTCGATGAAGACCTTGTGAAGTACATGAAGGAAGGTTTCGAAGAGGTTGAGGAAGAGACCGGTATAAAGGTCGAACTGTGA